The Chaetodon auriga isolate fChaAug3 chromosome 2, fChaAug3.hap1, whole genome shotgun sequence genome segment TGCTTCTGTTTGCGTCccatgacagcagagagaaaagtgaaCAAATGAATGTCCCGCAGAGGGACTGATGAtgtatgtctctgtctctctgtctgtctgtctgtctgtctgtctgtctgtccgtccccgtctctctgtctgcctctgtctctctgtctgcctctgtctgtctgtctgtctgtccctgtctatctctgtccctgtctgtctgtctgtccgtatctctctgtctgtccctgtttgtctgtctgtctgtctgtctgtttgtctgtccctgtctctctgcctgcctctgtctgtctgtccctgtctctctgtctgcagtctgatcCTTTAGGTCTGAATGCAGCACCagcagagggcggagacagTAACCTTGGTAAtggtcagaggaagaggaggggctCTGAGGAGCAGGGGATGGGGCCTAACAGCTTCAAACGAGCCAAGGTAAGAACCTGAACACTCGCCTGATCACATGACCGGTTTTGGGCTTCAGTCTTGACCGCAGGCATGTTTCAGAAGGCAGACATTCAAGAACAAAGGGGAGAAGATACAAAGGCATCACACACGTCTAATTAAACAAGAACAAATCAATCAATAGTGATTATAAGAAAGCGTCAGTACGTCGGAGAGGTTCAGGGTTAGTTGATTCAGTCGTTCAGTCTCTTAAGTTTGGGGTTGTATGATTTTGAACACTGACTTAATAAAGATGACTAACGATGACGGAGAGCTCAAAGCTGCCCAGTTTTTCTCTGATTCTTTCCTCAGAGCAGTGGAAACCTCAACAAATAAGAAGTGATGATGGACAGACGTAGACCTCTGTCATTGGTCCAGAGTTTGTCCGATTAAAATAACAAAccacatttcatttgttcattaaaatgaaGAATACAGCAGAGttcttattttgttttgctctcaggTCGATCTCATGGAACAGGAACTAAAGAAAAATGGTTCACACTGAGTCAAAGTTCACTTCTGATGAATGTAAAGTTACTGAACGGACATTTATACATTAGCACAGGAAGCTCTTCTGTTCAGCGCCATCAGCCATTGAGAGCAAACGACAGGTAACCTACAGGTGGgttgaacaggaagtgaagggcTCTGTGAcctcctgtttgctctctgaGGGCTGCTGGGAACTGTTTGACTTGACCgcagcttcctgtcagagcCCCAGTTCATCTGGAACGAGCCTGGTTGCTGTGCAGTGAATTATGGGAAACTGAGTGTCTGTGTTGTTTCCAGGTGGAGCCCACCACGCCCATCTCTCCCAGCACCCCTGGGGTCAAACCCTGGAGCTCCGCCCCTGAAGACAAACAGGTCCAGTCGGCTACGCCCACGCCCACGCCCACACCCGCGCCCACAACACCCAGCCCCGCCCCCACCCCGTACAGGCCAGCTGTGTGAGTACTGAGGCCACGCCCCCTCCTCTGCTACCACCTTTACCCTTTGAtgatagcattttgtttgtgcctcctgcaggctgagtgggtgtgttgttgttgtttgtatgGTTGTCTGTTGTATTTCTTTCCTTAATGCCAGTTTATCTCTTATGTAAAGCTCTTTGATTCCCCTTGTTGGTGAAaggctgcacacaaacaaacgtgCTTTGTTTTCAGCATCTACTGGGATCTGGACGTCCAGACCAACGCTGTGATCAGAGAGCGCCCCCCTGCCAACCACCTGCCCCCCCACCCTGAGatagagctgcagagagctcaGCTGGTCACCAAACTTCGGCAACACTACCATGAACTGTGCCACCAGAGAGAAGGTACCGTCCCACCTGACCAGATGATTCAGTGCTGATAAACTGGACGCGCACCACGTCCAGAATGTCTCCTGTCTTTCATACATCTCTGGATGTCCTGTAGAATTCATTTAATGATGGCTGATGTGTTCCCGTAGATTGGAGTTCTCATGTAAAAACAGTTGGTGTGTGGAGAGTGTGGTCGCAGTAGCACACGCGATGGTGGTGATGGAGCTGGAACACTGCAGCTGTAGACAGCTGTGCCGTTTCATGTGGAATGGACGGATGAAAAGTGACAGTCTCAGGGACGAAGGGGACTTGAGACTTAGAACGGATGTGGCTCAGCATGTAGAAGTGTCCCTCACTAAGACATGTAGCTCCTGATGGTCAAACCATCGATGTAAGTGTAAAAGCTGTGTTCATGTAGTACGTTTTCTCGTACGTCTGCGACTTTGGTCTTAACTGGGACTTGTTGGTCGTCCATGTGGATGGTCAAACTGTACTTTGGGGAAACGTTACCGCCTGAAGGTCCATGCACTGACGGCCGGTCTGTCTGTGATTCAGGTATCGACCCACCGCGGGAGTCCTTCAACCGTTGGCTGCTGGAGAGGAAAGTGATCGACAAAGGTCATGACCCCTTACTGCCGAGTGACTGTGACCCCGTCATCTCTCCGTCCATGTTCAGAGAGGTCATGAACGACATTCCCATCAGGTACCTGTCTGCAGAAATAATTGATCGGATTAATGTGTAGATGgttatgtgttttttatatattGATCTGgtaatatctgtgtgtgtctcaggttgTCGCGTATTAAGTACAAAGAGGAGGCGCGGAAGCTGCTGTTTAAATATGCAGAAGCTGCTAAAAAGATGATTGACTCCAGGTAGGTCCCAACAGACCAGTTTTATCCTGCTGAGGTCATCAGCTGGTGGGCGGGCTGATGTTGAAGGAGCTCTAATCTGTGATGTGTGACCTGTACAGGAATGCAAGTCCAGAAAGCAGGAAGGTGGTGAAGTGGAATGCTGAAGACACCATGAGCTGGCTGCGCCGAGATCACTCTGCCAGCAAGGAGGACTACATGGTAACCTCTGACCCCGAACTTCCTCTGTGGTACTGTGTGCTTCCCTCTCAAGGTGTTTAGTCCCAGGCCGTTTGATGGGTGTTCACAATGAGTGCCGTGGTCCAGCAGAAGGTGGTTCTTAGATGGACCTGGTTCAGAGCACCTTAGGTCAAAGTGGCGAGCTTTGTTCGGGTCTGCGTCACTCAGGTAAACAGACCTGGTAAACGCAAGCAGGAGTGAGGGGTATGGATTCTGGGTAACTATGAAGACTGCATCTATAGTTTTTTCATGACTAATAACATAATGACTCCACTCATAAACACACTTAATTCTTTGTACAGCAAAAAATCAGCTGTCATGAAAAATTATAGACGTGATAAGATAATACACTGTTACCTACACTCACCTGTACACACCTCAACAATCAGCTGTAATGAGGGCTGTCGTTTCTGCTTCGGCCGTagtcactgctgctgaagtCACTGACGACCAAAATCTGATATTACAGCAGCGAACGTCATGTAGCACAATAACACCACCGTGCGTGATTTCTTGATGTTGCTGTCTCGTCCATGTAAGAGCGTTTTTTTGTATCGCTGTAATGTCACTAAGGACTCGTTTCAGTAATTAGCCCATTTGGAAGTTAGCCGCTCTGAAGCTCTGAAGCTCCATCCAGACCGAAGGAGGCTGAAAGAAGCTTCCGGAGCTCTGCCTCCTCACAACGGTCCAGGGCTGAAGAAACAATGCatggcggctgtggctcaggaggtagagtggcTGTCCACCActcaggaggtcggtggtttgatccccggcctcggcagtccacatgccgaagtatccttgggcaagatactgaaccccagagtgcccccgatgctgcgccatcggtgcGTGAGCTCATATGaatgtcgctttggataaaagcgtctgcacTGAGTGTAATTGTAATTGCATTGGTGGACGTACAGCCAGAGACTGAAGGCCGTCGTGGCGTTTTTCACCGCAGGTGGACAACCACTGCCGAGCTGACCGCCAGTCAGAGACCGTTAAAGCTGCAGGCACAGAGACTGATCCTGGATGTGTTCACCTGATGGAGCAGCTCTTTGAATCCTTTTATTAAAGGACTActgtttcattttacttttttaaagactgaaagcagaagCACTTTAAGCTAaaacacacgtgtgtgtgtgtgtgtgtgtgtgtgtgtgtgtgtgtgtgtgtgtgtgtgtgtgtgtgtgtgtgtgtgtgtgtgtaggaccGTCTGGAGCACCTGAGACAGCAGTGTGGACCTCATGTGACCGCCGTCGCCAAAGACTCAGTGGAGGGAATCTGCTCTAAGATCTACCAGCTGTCTGCAGAGTACAGCCGCCGCCTGAGACAGACCCACCTGAGCCTGCTGCAGGACCCCCCCACAGGTACACCCACCTGAGGCTGCTGCGGGACTCCCGCAGGTATCCCTGTGTGCCCTGTGCATCGTTTGTGTGTATCACgtgttctgtgtgttcagaggcGTGCGCGTCCCCCCAGCAGTCCCGGCTGGTCTACTGTTACCCGGTGCGTCTGGCGCTCCCCTCGCCTCCCCTTCCTCGAGTCGAGCTGCACTTTGAGAACGACGTGGCCTGTCTGCGCTTCAGGGGGGAGATGGTCAAAGTCAACAGAGGTCATTTCAGCAAACTGGTCAGTTCTACTGTAGTACTCTGAATACTGAGAGAGACTAGTGGTACTGATAGTACTGTGACAGATTCAGGTGTAAGAGCAGGTGGCTGCTGAGCAGCGTGGACTCTTCAGACCGGTTCAGCTGACCTGGTCAGCGTCAGGCCTGAACGTTCATGAAGTGAACGCTGTCACAAACGAGTAAACAGTCACAGTGAAGAGATGTTCTGACGCAACGGCTCACGTCCACCACAAGAGGGAGACACTCTGACATCTGACTGTCtgtttcaggagctgctgtACAGGTACAGCTGCATAGATGATCCTCGCTTCGAGAAGTTCCTGTCCAGAGTCTGGTGCCTCCTCAAGAGATACCAGGTCAGCTGACTTTCTGTTAACCAATCAGGATTTACCTGATCTCACCTGACCGTTTGGTAACGACTCAGTTAATTAGTTGAGTCAACGAGGTGTGTGCCTGTGTCCAGGTGATGTTTGGCAGCGGAGCAAATGAGGGGACGggcctgcagggggcgctgcccgtgtctgtgtttgaggcGTTGAACCGACAGTTTGGAGTTTCCTTCGAGTGTTTTGCTTCGCCGCTCAATTGTTACTTCAAACAGTTCAGCTCCGCTTTCCCCGACGTCGACGGCTTCTTTGGATCCAGAGGGTGAGACAAGTGTTCAACACAcctctgctgtgtgactgcagcgACCTGTCTGTGTTTATCTGAGGCTCagcacctctcacacacacacacacacacacacacacagagacctaGTTCAGATCATTGAAGTTCGTCTGAATGTTGCTGTTCCTGCTGAGCCCTGCAGAGGTCACACTGCTGGTATTTGACTCTGTGGACACATCAGGTAACAGTGAGGCAGTATAATCTGCATGCTTATGTAGTGTCACAGTATTTGATGTTACCAGTATGAGTATGCATCACAGTATGAttaaccctgtgtgtgtgtgtgtgtgtgtgtgtgtgtgtgtgtgtgtttccaggccGTTTCTATCTTTCTGTCCAGTCAGCGGCTCTTTTGAAGCTAACCCTCCGTTCTGTGAAGAACTGATGGACGCCATGGTGACACACTTTGAGGTCagtcctgctgtttgtgttctgtaCTGGTTTGATCCAGTTTGAATCAGTCTGGACCAGCTTATACTGGTCTGTGCCAGGCTGCTGTAGTCTGGGCTGGCTTGGATCATAGTGTTTTGTACTGGTTTGTGCCATTCTGTAGTAGTCTTCTGGACCTGGGAGCCTCAAAGAATGTCTTCAGTAAAGCTGGAGGTTGTGTCAGTGGCTGCAGGTTCGCTGTtgtctgtcagacaggaagtaaagGGGGCATCACGCACCTCTAAACGGGGCGGTGGGGGTCCACAGCAGACTGTACCAGTCTGTGTGTACTGGTCAGCATGTTTCAATCTGTGTCTGGCAGGAGCTGTTGGATCAGTCCTCTGAGCCACTGTCCTTCATCGTCTTCGTCCCTGAGTGGCGCGACCCCGTGACCCCGGCCCTGACCCGCATGGAGGGAAGTCGATTCCTCCGTCACCAGCTGAGCGTCCCGGCCTATGAGCACGAGTATCGTTCTGGGAGCCAACACATTTGCAAGAGGTACAACTACACTGATACTACACTGCACTGTGCTGATAACTAGACTCTACTACTGAGTACTACACTGATACTGTGGTGATACTACACCAATACTTCACTCATGCTACACTGAAAACTGCACTGTACTTTTGTATGCAGTAGTATACTTTCTGTAGTTGATTAAGCAGTCCATGTTGGATGTGCTACACTGTGCTGTACTGTAGTTAACTGATACTTCACAGTACTACATTAAACTCTGTGTATCTGGTTGTATTTTCAGAGATGAGATGTACTACCGGGCGGTACACGGTACTGCAGTACTCTTCCTTCAGAATGACGCTGGTTTTGCGAAGTGGGCTCCGACTCCAGAGCGTCTGGCCGAGCTGATGGCGGCGTACCGCCCGtccccctcccacccctcctCGTTGTCCTCTCCGGGCCCCGCCCACACCCACATCACTCCTGGAGACAGAGACTCCGCCTCCAAGGCAGCTGATCGGCCGCAGGGGTCCGTGATGTCACCTGGTAgccatgacaacaacaacaacaacaacaacaacaacaacaacaacagcagcagcagcagcagcagcagcagtagcagcagcagcagtcctcGAGATAAGATGGCTGCCATGTAGATGGGGCGGGGCTTATACTGTGACTGCGCCCCTGCACCTGTTGGAAAGTTGTTTGAAAATTCTGTTTTACAGCGTTAGTTTGTTCCGATCATTGTCTCGTCTGTTAAGATTGTCCCTCACCAGCACCTGTAGCACATGTTCAGCTTCTGTCAAcatacccacaatgcaactctgCCACCGCCGCCAGCAAGGGGCGGGGCCAGAGTGCCCCCTTAAACctcatttaatcatttctgtTGGGATTCAACGTGTTCCCTTAATCTGGTTCGTTCCCCCTCACATCAGCTCTTCTGATTGGTCGAAACTCTGACATCACAGGCGTCACTGCAGTCAGCAGAAGAAGTATTTAATcagcgagcagcagcaggttggaGCTCCAGCAATAAAAACCTTTTCACTCGCCATGTGATGTCACTGCTCATCTGGTCACTGGGACTTCTGATTGGTCCCCACACCGACGGAGCTTGGTGATTGGTTGACAAGGCAGCTATCGTTTCTATTGGACTGGGTCCGCTCCATATCAGTGCGCCAGTGTACTGCCTAAAGCTTAAGGACGAGGGGCAGGACAGCTGTTGGGATTGAGTGTGATTGGTCAGCCAGCGGCAGCCACCACATGATGGTCACATGGTCACAATGTCGGCCTGCGGGGCAGAAGCCATGCTAGCTTTCCCAGCTGACTGACAAAGGCAGCGTGGACAGAAATGTTCACCATGTGATGGTCTTCAAGCCTGAATGACGTTCATCAGGTGTTTTGGTGTTTCTGAAGCGTGAACCATGCGGCCGTGCTGATGTCCACGCCGCTGCCGCACCTGAAAGTTAGTGGCAGATCCGGCTACGAAGACGTCACATGACGTGCAGACAGGTGTACGCCAGCGTGTTAATGGTGCGGACCCGCTTTCTTTGTTGAGTCGGACCGAGTCCAGCGGTGTACTGCTTCAGGCTCCGCCTCCTCAAGACAGACTGGCCAAtcagtgtttgtccttcagAGGATGAACCTGCTCAGTCCCCGGTTGATTGTGGGAAGCTGACTATTCAGTGGGCAGGTGGAGGCGGAGTCAGAACTGGAACTCTGGAACTGGAACTGGTCAGCGAGGACAGACGAGTCCTCGGAGGACCCATTTGACCATGAAACAAGAAGCTTGATCGGAGACGAGACAGTCAGAGCTCATGTCACTGTTTGTGTCACAGGTGTGtctcagcaggtggagctgttGGAGATGAACCTCCACGTTAAGTCCAAATGTGATGATTCTGGTTCGTGTTCTCGTAGATGGTGTTCAGGAACCCAATTTAATGCCAACAGACCATGGTTTGTTCTACCGATTTCACCCAATGTGACTTTATTCTCCTAAGACAACGACGACTTTTATGTTTTGTCAAAATActgactttttcctttttcctgtaATATTacaatttttaaaaagtcttaCTTTTTTCTCTGAGACACGAAAACTTTTTTCAACTTGTATGAtttttttcaggcttttatCTCAAAACTTACAACTGTAGTCAGAAAAACAATTTCCATTGGCCCGAATAATTCATTGTGGATTTGTAAACGTAGGAACGTTGAAATCTTTAAATTAAGAATCCAAACCGCGAAAATAT includes the following:
- the pcif1 gene encoding mRNA (2'-O-methyladenosine-N(6)-)-methyltransferase translates to MSNDSQGSVKGEAAMMPSPSVSASSQGPPLSPSSASKPPELPDELVQAGWSKCWSRRENRPYYFNRFTNQSLWEVPVLGQHDVISDPLGLNAAPAEGGDSNLGNGQRKRRGSEEQGMGPNSFKRAKVEPTTPISPSTPGVKPWSSAPEDKQVQSATPTPTPTPAPTTPSPAPTPYRPAVIYWDLDVQTNAVIRERPPANHLPPHPEIELQRAQLVTKLRQHYHELCHQREGIDPPRESFNRWLLERKVIDKGHDPLLPSDCDPVISPSMFREVMNDIPIRLSRIKYKEEARKLLFKYAEAAKKMIDSRNASPESRKVVKWNAEDTMSWLRRDHSASKEDYMDRLEHLRQQCGPHVTAVAKDSVEGICSKIYQLSAEYSRRLRQTHLSLLQDPPTEACASPQQSRLVYCYPVRLALPSPPLPRVELHFENDVACLRFRGEMVKVNRGHFSKLELLYRYSCIDDPRFEKFLSRVWCLLKRYQVMFGSGANEGTGLQGALPVSVFEALNRQFGVSFECFASPLNCYFKQFSSAFPDVDGFFGSRGPFLSFCPVSGSFEANPPFCEELMDAMVTHFEELLDQSSEPLSFIVFVPEWRDPVTPALTRMEGSRFLRHQLSVPAYEHEYRSGSQHICKRDEMYYRAVHGTAVLFLQNDAGFAKWAPTPERLAELMAAYRPSPSHPSSLSSPGPAHTHITPGDRDSASKAADRPQGSVMSPGSHDNNNNNNNNNNNNSSSSSSSSSSSSSSPRDKMAAM